The Solanum lycopersicum chromosome 9, SLM_r2.1 genome window below encodes:
- the LOC101262552 gene encoding glutathione S-transferase L3 isoform X2 — protein MAALVQEVLPATLESTSEPPSLFDGTTRLYINYQCPYSQRVWITRNVKGLQDKINLVPIDLQNMPDWYKEKVYPQNKVPSLEHNNKMIGESLDLVKYVDSNFEGPSLLPDDPEKRKFAEELIAYSDIFVPEVYKSFFRDAQTLAGAQFDYLEKALDKFDDGPFFLGQFSQVDIAYVPFIERFQIFMEKGINYDITSARPKLAKWIEEMNKLDGYKQTKVLDPEKLVEYYKNLFLKKA, from the exons ATGGCTGCTCT TGTACAAGAAGTTCTACCAGCAACTCTGGAATCTACTTCCGAACCTCCGTCTCTCTTTGATGGAACTACCAG GTTGTATATCAATTATCAATGCCCGTATTCTCAGCGTGTGTGGATTACCAGGAATGTTAAG GGTTTGCAAGACAAGATCAACTTAGTTCCGATTGATCTTCAGAACATGCCTGATTGGTACAAGGAAAAAGTTTATCCCCAAAATAAG GTGCCATCCCTGGAGCACAATAACAAAATGATAGGAGAGAGTTTGGATCTGGTTAAATATGTTGATAGCAACTTCGAGGGACCATCACTTTTGCCGGAT GACCCTGAAAAGCGGAAATTTGCTGAAGAATTGATAGCTTATAGTGATATATTCGTCCCAGAAGTATACAAATCGTTCTTCAGAGATGCACAGACACTGGCTG GTGCACAATTCGATTACCTAGAGAAAGCTCTTGACAAATTTGACGATGGACCTTTCTTCCTCGGTCAATTCAGTCAG GTTGACATAGCATATGTTCCATTTATCGAAAGGTTCCAAATTTTCATGGAAAAGGGGATTAACTATGACATCACATCCGCGAGGCCTAAACTAGCCAAATGGATCGAG GAAATGAACAAGCTTGACGGTTACAAGCAAACAAAAGTCTTGGATCCAGAGAAACTGGTTGAATACTACAAGAACCTCTTTCTG aAAAAGGCTTGA
- the LOC101262552 gene encoding glutathione S-transferase L3 isoform X1 — translation MAALSVQEVLPATLESTSEPPSLFDGTTRLYINYQCPYSQRVWITRNVKGLQDKINLVPIDLQNMPDWYKEKVYPQNKVPSLEHNNKMIGESLDLVKYVDSNFEGPSLLPDDPEKRKFAEELIAYSDIFVPEVYKSFFRDAQTLAGAQFDYLEKALDKFDDGPFFLGQFSQVDIAYVPFIERFQIFMEKGINYDITSARPKLAKWIEEMNKLDGYKQTKVLDPEKLVEYYKNLFLKKA, via the exons ATGGCTGCTCT AAGTGTACAAGAAGTTCTACCAGCAACTCTGGAATCTACTTCCGAACCTCCGTCTCTCTTTGATGGAACTACCAG GTTGTATATCAATTATCAATGCCCGTATTCTCAGCGTGTGTGGATTACCAGGAATGTTAAG GGTTTGCAAGACAAGATCAACTTAGTTCCGATTGATCTTCAGAACATGCCTGATTGGTACAAGGAAAAAGTTTATCCCCAAAATAAG GTGCCATCCCTGGAGCACAATAACAAAATGATAGGAGAGAGTTTGGATCTGGTTAAATATGTTGATAGCAACTTCGAGGGACCATCACTTTTGCCGGAT GACCCTGAAAAGCGGAAATTTGCTGAAGAATTGATAGCTTATAGTGATATATTCGTCCCAGAAGTATACAAATCGTTCTTCAGAGATGCACAGACACTGGCTG GTGCACAATTCGATTACCTAGAGAAAGCTCTTGACAAATTTGACGATGGACCTTTCTTCCTCGGTCAATTCAGTCAG GTTGACATAGCATATGTTCCATTTATCGAAAGGTTCCAAATTTTCATGGAAAAGGGGATTAACTATGACATCACATCCGCGAGGCCTAAACTAGCCAAATGGATCGAG GAAATGAACAAGCTTGACGGTTACAAGCAAACAAAAGTCTTGGATCCAGAGAAACTGGTTGAATACTACAAGAACCTCTTTCTG aAAAAGGCTTGA